The DNA segment TCGGATGGATGGGCGTGAGATACACGACATCGAAACCGAGGTCTCGAATTTCCGGTAAGCGCCGTTCCGCCTCGCGCAGCGTCGCGGCGCGCCCGGGCGTTTCGCCTTGCGAGCGCGGGAACATTTCGTACCACGCGCCCGCGCGCGCGCGCGGCCGGTCCGCGACAACCTCAAGCAGCGGCCGATACTCGGTGGCGCTGAAGCGCTCGCCCACCCGCGCCATCAGGCCGAGCAAACGCTCGTCCGAGACCACCGCGACCGCATCGCGCGGTTCGTCGAATCCGCGCAGTTGCTCGAGCGCCGCGAGCAGCGCCGCGCGGTCGCCATCTTTGGCGCGCGGCGCTGCGGCCTCGATGAGCGCAGCTCCCTCGAGCAGGTCGGAAGCCACGTCGCGCCCGGCCTCGGCCTTTTTGCTGAAGCGGCGCTCCCATGTGGCGAAGAGGTCCGTCCAAGCCTGGATCGTGAAAAAATAGCGCTCGTTGCGCTCGAGCGGGAATTCGCCGCGCCAGCGATCGTCGTCCACGTGCGTCATCGGCGATTCGCTGAACTGCTTCTCGCTCCGCGGCCGCCATTTGACGACCGCACGCACCACGTGATCGCCGTCGCGGAAAATATGGGCCTCAACCGTGAAGGACTCGCCCTGTACGCGCTTGACCGGATAGCGGCCGCAATCGATGATCGGCGCAACTGCCTCGATCACGTGATATTGCGACGACGCGGGTGGGGCCGGGGCGGACCGGTTCTCTACCTCGCGCGACGCGCCCGCGGAGGTTCGCGGCGCGCCGCTGGAACTGCTGGAACGCTTTGCCATAGCGAGCTTCCTCGAAAAAAATCCTGACGACGCAGCCTGCTCGAGCCACTATTTTCGCATCCGCCGCCCGCGGAATCGAGCGGTGCGCGCACGATGCCCTCGATAAAGAAAGACGCGCCGCTTTTTCGCCGCTTTCTTTTAGGCTATCCACTAAATAAGTGGTCACCATGGCTGATGGCGTCGAAACGATAAAACTTTATTACGACTTCAAGAGCCCGTTTACGTACCTCGCGATGGAGCCGGCGTACAAGCTCGAAGAGACCCATCGCGTGCGCCTGCGCTTCATCCCGCTCGAGCTCGCGATCCGCGAGGCGTACGGCGGCGAGCTCGAGCAGCGCGCGCAGCGCGACTGGGATAAGGTGCGGTACCTTTACATGGACATGCGCCGCTTCGCCAACGAACGCGCGATGATCGTCCGCGGCCCGCAGAAGATTTTCGACTCGCGGCTTGCGCTGATAAGCGGGCTCTATGCCGATCGCCACGGACGCTTTCGGCCATACGCAGACCGCGTCTTCGAGCGCTTCTTCAAGCGCGAACTCAATATCGAGGACTTCGATGCGCTGGCCGCTGTGATGGCCGAGGCGGGACTCGACTACGCCGGCTTCCGCGACTATGCCGAAGGCGACGGTCCTGCCGACTTGCGGGCCGCGGCGGCTGAAGCCGAGCGCGACGGTGTGTTCGGCGTGCCCACCTTCAACGTCGCAGGCGAGCTTTTTTGGGGCAACGATCGCGTCGATTGGGTGATCAAAAAGCTCGACCGGATGAAGCTTCGGCGCACGCGCGCCGCGTAAAACAGGTGGAATCGATAAGGGGATTACGATGCGACCGATACCGGTGGGAACCAAGGGCAGCCACACTATCATCGTGGAAAAGAAGGACCTGGCGGGCACGATGGAGCCCTCGCTGCCGCCGGTGATGGCCACCTGCGTGATGAGCCTGATGATGGAGTTGGCCGCGATCGACGCGATGCAGCCTTACCTCGAGCCCGGCGAGATGTCGGTCGGGGCCGTGATCAACGTGCAGCATCTTGCCGCCACGCCCGAGGGGCACAAGGTCACCGCCTGGGCCGAAGTAACCAAGGTCGACGGCCGGCGCATCGAGTTCGTCGTGCGCGCGAATGACGATATCGACGAGATCGGGACTGGAACGCATATCCGCGCAGTCGCCGATCGCGCGAAGTTCAACGAGCGGCTGAAAAAGAAAATCAAGAAGGCATGAAGACTGGCGAGGCGCTGTACGATGGAACTGACGAGCGTGTTTGATCCGAGCGAAGTTTACGTGGGCCGTGATTACGGTGGCGCCGAATACGAAATAACTGCGGACCTCATCGAGCGCTATATCGCGGGCACCGGCGACGACAACCCCTGGTATCGCGGGCCCTCGCCGCTCGGCGGCCCGGTGGCGCCTGCGCTGATCGTACATTCGGCGGTCTTCCATACCCATTCCTGGTACCTGCCCAATGTTTACGGCAACCTGCACGCGCGCCAGGAGTTCGATTTTTTCGCGCCGGTGATGGTCGGTGAGCGGCTGCGCTCGCGCTCGGTCATCGCCGAGCGCTACGCCAAGCGCGACCGCGAATACGTGGTCAACGAAACCCTGATCTTCGACTCCGCGGGCCGCATGGTGACGCGCGGCCGTACGCATCAGAGCTTCCTGATGCCGGAGCGCGCGGACGGCTCGTACGCGGTGGACAAGTCGCGCGAGCGCGACGCCGCCCGCACGTTCAAGGTCGGCGAACACGGCGGCGAACCGATCGAATCGCCGATGATTCACGTGAGCGAAGCGATGTGCATGGCGTTCTCCGGGCCGGCGATCAACTACCACACCGATCGCGAAGCGGCGCGCAAGCTCGGCTTTCCCGAGATCGTGGTGCAGGGAATGCTGTCGGTGTGTCTGGCGGGCGCGATGATGACGCGGCGCTTCGGCGTGGGGTTCCTCTGTGGCGGACGCTTCGATCTGCGGCTGGTCAACGTGCTCTGGGCCAACGAAACCACCGCCGCCCGCGGACGCATCCTGGAGCGTCGGCCGGAAGGCGCGCGCACGCGAGCCGAAGTTGAGGTATGGTGCGAAAAATCCGACGGCACCAGGACGGTGGTCGGCTCAGGCAGCGCGCTCGAACTCTGAGCGTGAAGGGGCCGAACCGTCCGCAGAGTGGCTGAGTCCCGGCGCTCAGCCGTAATCGCCTTTCATGTATGAAATCGTCTGACGCCCAACGGATTTCTCGACCCGGCGATCGCCGGCGCTCATCGACCGATTCATCACCCCGCGCCCTGCTTGCGGCCGCGGCGCCCGATCAGGGCGCGGGCGCGGCCTCGATCGCGTGCTCGCCCGATGAAGGCGCGTCGAGTTCCGGCAGCACCTTGGTCATGAAAGTGCCCAGTTCGTCGAGCACGACCTCCTTGGGACACTGCGCGTAGTGCCAGATGAGCGTCAGGTACTCGGCGGGAACGGTCGCGTAGATATGACGCCACTGCTGCCTTAACTGCTCGACGGTTCCGCCCAGGAAGATGCCGCTCTCCTTCATGCTCTGCAGGGTCGCCTCCGCGTCCGCGAAGTGTGGCAGCTTGGGAAAAAACGCGGTGTAGAAATTCGCGTACATCTCGTAATCGTAGCGCATCAGCTTGTCGCGGAATTCCTGCTCGGTGCGGCCGGCGTGAATCCAGCGCACGAGGTTCTGACGCTCGCCCAGAGCATAGGGCAGTCCGGCGGCGCGCCCCTCCTCGACGTACATGCGTGCGAACTGCAGGATGTTATCGAGACCGGTGAAATAGGTGGGGCGAAAGCCATGGCGCGCCAGG comes from the Candidatus Binataceae bacterium genome and includes:
- a CDS encoding DsbA family protein, with translation MADGVETIKLYYDFKSPFTYLAMEPAYKLEETHRVRLRFIPLELAIREAYGGELEQRAQRDWDKVRYLYMDMRRFANERAMIVRGPQKIFDSRLALISGLYADRHGRFRPYADRVFERFFKRELNIEDFDALAAVMAEAGLDYAGFRDYAEGDGPADLRAAAAEAERDGVFGVPTFNVAGELFWGNDRVDWVIKKLDRMKLRRTRAA
- a CDS encoding thioesterase family protein, whose product is MRPIPVGTKGSHTIIVEKKDLAGTMEPSLPPVMATCVMSLMMELAAIDAMQPYLEPGEMSVGAVINVQHLAATPEGHKVTAWAEVTKVDGRRIEFVVRANDDIDEIGTGTHIRAVADRAKFNERLKKKIKKA
- a CDS encoding MaoC family dehydratase codes for the protein MELTSVFDPSEVYVGRDYGGAEYEITADLIERYIAGTGDDNPWYRGPSPLGGPVAPALIVHSAVFHTHSWYLPNVYGNLHARQEFDFFAPVMVGERLRSRSVIAERYAKRDREYVVNETLIFDSAGRMVTRGRTHQSFLMPERADGSYAVDKSRERDAARTFKVGEHGGEPIESPMIHVSEAMCMAFSGPAINYHTDREAARKLGFPEIVVQGMLSVCLAGAMMTRRFGVGFLCGGRFDLRLVNVLWANETTAARGRILERRPEGARTRAEVEVWCEKSDGTRTVVGSGSALEL